A part of Lacibacter sp. H407 genomic DNA contains:
- a CDS encoding DinB family protein, whose product MEKETTQLNLVVKMALSAWESQNKYLTKLIDSLSDEQLMKEIAPGRNTGIYLLGHLIAVSDALFPLLDFSDRLYPELDEVFIKNPDKSGLPMPAIADLKEKLEAVNAKLETVFQTTSVDEWLERHTAVSAEDFANEPHRNKLNVLLNRTGHMANHIGQMLLLK is encoded by the coding sequence ATGGAAAAAGAAACCACGCAATTGAACCTGGTAGTTAAGATGGCATTATCTGCATGGGAATCGCAAAATAAGTACTTAACAAAATTGATCGACTCGTTATCGGATGAGCAATTGATGAAAGAAATTGCGCCGGGAAGAAACACAGGCATTTATTTGCTTGGGCATTTAATTGCAGTAAGTGATGCATTGTTTCCGTTGCTGGACTTCAGCGACCGGTTGTATCCCGAACTCGATGAAGTATTTATTAAAAACCCGGATAAATCGGGATTGCCAATGCCTGCCATTGCTGATTTGAAAGAAAAGCTGGAAGCAGTGAATGCAAAACTGGAAACGGTTTTTCAAACAACAAGTGTTGATGAATGGCTGGAACGTCACACAGCTGTATCAGCAGAAGATTTTGCAAACGAGCCTCACCGGAATAAATTGAATGTATTGCTCAACCGTACCGGACACATGGCCAATCATATCGGGCAAATGTTATTGTTGAAATAA
- a CDS encoding DUF418 domain-containing protein, whose product MSNITVDTEQGSSTPLPDNTNTIFARLFSLDVIRGVALLGILIISIWEFGGFSSNEQNRLHLLRKGSDFYWFTSALLLFEGKMRALFSLVFGAGIVLYMQKPNQPGLPSTQELYIRRQMWLMAFGVVNAFVLLWPGDILFQYGVMGILLFPFFRMSKKGLLIAAIVVTLIYCGKMYWFYADDHKAYKKFKAIELIEQKNKKDSAAQHIKDSLSGMSKAELAKSDSLFKEKTKLNRIQEGDKARWEGLAKGLKYDTTKGPEKGEKTAMWGNYKKVWQHLYQRAQGKEAAWLYRIGIWDIGSMMLLGMALFGFGFFNNRFSTGTYVLLAIIGIAAGIFLGWLRLDLQHSKHVDYIKYLSNKAVSPMQFFPLERLLMALGYASLLMLLIRIKLLHWLWEALAATGRLAFTNYLMQTILCTLFFYGYGFGYFGRLSQTQLYFFVAEIWIIQMVFSVFWLRFYQYGPVEWLWRCLVYRKRFSNKKENA is encoded by the coding sequence ATGTCGAACATCACTGTTGACACGGAACAGGGCAGTTCTACCCCGCTTCCGGACAATACGAATACCATTTTCGCAAGGCTGTTTTCATTGGATGTCATTCGGGGAGTTGCCCTGCTTGGCATTTTGATCATCAGCATTTGGGAGTTTGGCGGCTTCAGTTCAAATGAACAAAACAGATTGCATCTGCTTCGAAAAGGTTCGGACTTTTATTGGTTTACATCTGCTCTTCTTTTGTTCGAAGGAAAAATGCGTGCACTTTTTTCATTGGTATTTGGTGCGGGGATCGTTCTGTATATGCAAAAACCAAATCAACCGGGATTACCATCAACGCAGGAGCTATACATCCGTCGCCAAATGTGGTTGATGGCGTTTGGTGTTGTGAATGCATTTGTATTACTGTGGCCCGGTGATATTCTGTTTCAATATGGAGTGATGGGTATTTTATTATTTCCTTTTTTCAGAATGAGCAAAAAGGGTTTATTGATCGCTGCCATTGTTGTTACCCTCATCTATTGCGGAAAAATGTATTGGTTCTATGCAGATGATCACAAAGCATATAAGAAATTCAAAGCGATCGAATTGATCGAACAAAAAAATAAAAAAGACAGTGCTGCACAACATATCAAAGACAGCTTGTCGGGAATGTCCAAAGCAGAACTGGCTAAAAGTGATTCGCTGTTCAAAGAAAAAACAAAACTCAACAGAATACAGGAGGGTGATAAAGCACGCTGGGAAGGGCTGGCAAAAGGTTTGAAATACGATACAACCAAAGGCCCGGAGAAAGGCGAGAAAACTGCCATGTGGGGCAATTATAAAAAAGTATGGCAACACCTGTACCAACGTGCACAGGGAAAGGAAGCTGCCTGGCTTTACAGGATCGGCATTTGGGATATCGGCTCGATGATGCTGTTGGGAATGGCATTGTTTGGCTTTGGTTTTTTCAACAACCGCTTTTCAACAGGTACTTATGTACTGCTTGCGATCATTGGTATTGCTGCGGGTATATTTTTAGGTTGGTTACGCCTCGATCTGCAGCACAGCAAACATGTTGATTACATCAAATATCTCAGCAACAAAGCAGTTTCACCAATGCAGTTTTTTCCACTTGAACGTTTGTTAATGGCTTTGGGTTATGCAAGCCTGCTGATGTTGTTGATACGTATCAAATTACTACACTGGTTGTGGGAAGCACTCGCTGCAACAGGGCGGCTTGCATTTACAAATTATCTTATGCAAACCATTCTCTGCACACTCTTCTTCTATGGATATGGGTTTGGATATTTTGGCAGGCTGTCTCAAACGCAACTGTATTTTTTCGTTGCAGAAATCTGGATCATACAAATGGTATTTTCTGTTTTCTGGTTACGGTTTTATCAATACGGGCCGGTGGAATGGTTATGGAGATGCCTTGTGTATCGGAAACGTTTTTCCAATAAAAAAGAAAACGCTTAA
- a CDS encoding DUF418 domain-containing protein yields the protein MQTYSTDNHLKPVQQAERIKTVDMIRGFALLGILLMNIPGFGINWDAWNRIMTGPENTKDYYAFAAIATFFEGTMRGLFSMLFGAGMILFTLNKKDTATGPTVTEYYYRRLLWLVLFGVFNAFVLLWFGDILFFYGLCGMMLYAFRNTNPKWLLVLGFVCMAATMLKQQLNWNEITEKRKAYNEAVAASKTGKQLSGDQQAAKEEWLEMEKRRKPDTAFTNRNLRTMRSDYVTIYQYWIPKNADGETWGMYHQWFWDGLTMMFIGMALFGWGFFSNRLSSSTYGMWLLVGYGIGIPISWFVFRGSLEDARNLGLYADRYYVNHTLLYDIRRVLLSLGHASLLMLIFRSSVVPWLMRALANVGQLAFTNYLMQSIICTWFFYGYGFGWYNKLQFYELYYVVFAVWIFQIIFSAIWLKFFRFGPFEWLWRSLTYWQLQPMRK from the coding sequence ATGCAAACATACTCAACCGATAATCACTTAAAGCCGGTTCAACAGGCGGAGCGTATCAAAACAGTAGATATGATACGTGGTTTTGCACTGCTCGGTATTTTACTCATGAACATCCCGGGCTTTGGTATTAACTGGGATGCGTGGAACAGGATCATGACCGGCCCGGAAAACACAAAAGATTATTATGCATTTGCAGCTATTGCTACTTTTTTTGAAGGTACCATGCGTGGACTATTTTCCATGCTTTTTGGCGCAGGCATGATCTTATTTACGCTCAACAAAAAAGATACGGCAACAGGGCCCACCGTTACAGAATATTATTACCGCCGCTTGTTATGGCTGGTTTTGTTCGGTGTGTTCAATGCGTTTGTATTGCTCTGGTTTGGCGATATTCTTTTTTTCTATGGTTTGTGCGGGATGATGCTCTATGCCTTTCGCAATACAAATCCTAAATGGCTGTTGGTACTTGGTTTTGTTTGCATGGCTGCTACTATGTTAAAACAACAATTGAACTGGAATGAAATAACGGAGAAAAGAAAAGCGTACAATGAAGCAGTGGCAGCAAGCAAAACAGGGAAACAATTAAGCGGAGATCAACAGGCAGCAAAAGAAGAATGGCTTGAAATGGAAAAAAGAAGAAAGCCCGATACGGCCTTCACCAATCGTAACCTGCGTACAATGCGATCGGATTATGTGACCATTTATCAATACTGGATCCCCAAAAATGCAGATGGTGAAACATGGGGCATGTATCATCAATGGTTTTGGGATGGGTTGACCATGATGTTTATTGGCATGGCATTGTTTGGTTGGGGATTTTTCAGTAATAGATTATCGAGTTCAACCTATGGCATGTGGTTATTGGTTGGCTATGGAATTGGCATACCTATCAGCTGGTTTGTTTTTAGAGGAAGCCTTGAAGATGCACGAAACCTTGGATTGTATGCTGATCGTTACTACGTGAACCACACACTGCTGTACGATATACGCAGAGTATTGTTATCGCTTGGGCATGCCAGTTTGTTAATGCTTATTTTCAGAAGTAGTGTAGTGCCATGGTTGATGCGGGCATTGGCGAATGTGGGACAACTTGCTTTCACCAACTATCTTATGCAATCAATTATTTGTACCTGGTTCTTTTATGGATATGGATTTGGATGGTACAACAAACTACAGTTTTATGAACTCTACTATGTTGTATTTGCTGTATGGATCTTTCAAATAATTTTCTCTGCTATCTGGTTAAAGTTTTTCAGGTTTGGTCCGTTTGAATGGCTATGGCGTTCACTCACCTACTGGCAACTGCAACCAATGCGGAAATAA
- a CDS encoding M48 family metallopeptidase codes for MKQLVLSLMVATLFIGCTQNMVTGRKQLSLVSETELQSMAQQQYNSFLSENKVVNASVNKDAEMVRRIGTRIASAIQKYYTAKGHGEVLDGYKWEFNLIDNKEANAWCMPGGKVVVYTGLLPITQNEAGLAVVIGHEIAHAVAQHGSQRMSQGLLQQLGGAALQIAMANKPAETQNMFMTAYGIGTTVGVMLPFSRKDENEADQYGLYFSAMAGYNPQEAIPLWQRMAAAGGQKPPEFLSSHPADETRIANLQRHMPQALKYYTPVKR; via the coding sequence ATGAAACAACTGGTACTTTCTTTAATGGTGGCAACTCTTTTTATAGGGTGCACACAAAACATGGTGACAGGGCGCAAGCAATTAAGCCTGGTATCAGAAACAGAATTGCAATCAATGGCACAGCAACAATACAATTCTTTTTTAAGTGAGAATAAAGTTGTGAACGCAAGTGTAAATAAAGATGCAGAAATGGTGCGTCGCATTGGCACACGTATCGCCTCGGCTATCCAAAAATATTACACCGCTAAAGGACATGGTGAGGTGTTGGATGGTTACAAATGGGAGTTCAATCTCATTGATAACAAAGAAGCCAATGCATGGTGTATGCCCGGCGGTAAAGTAGTTGTTTATACAGGCTTGTTGCCGATCACGCAAAACGAAGCAGGTTTGGCGGTAGTAATTGGTCATGAGATTGCGCATGCTGTTGCACAACATGGCAGCCAGCGTATGAGTCAGGGATTGTTACAACAATTGGGTGGAGCAGCGTTGCAAATTGCCATGGCAAACAAACCGGCTGAAACACAAAATATGTTTATGACAGCCTATGGTATTGGTACAACAGTGGGAGTGATGCTGCCGTTTTCACGTAAAGATGAAAACGAAGCCGATCAGTATGGCCTTTACTTTTCAGCAATGGCGGGTTACAATCCACAGGAAGCAATTCCTTTATGGCAACGGATGGCAGCAGCAGGTGGTCAAAAACCTCCTGAGTTTTTAAGCAGTCACCCGGCTGATGAAACACGTATTGCAAATCTGCAACGTCATATGCCACAAGCATTAAAATATTACACTCCTGTGAAGCGATAA
- a CDS encoding carboxypeptidase regulatory-like domain-containing protein: MKTKGFDFVLLLAAVFFLTAFAFQIGGAIEGRVVPSEKALKAFAISGKDTSICNVIGGTFQLAQLKPGTYQLIIEAIAPYTHKFMKDIQVRDGETTNVGEIQLQLK; encoded by the coding sequence ATGAAAACAAAAGGTTTCGATTTCGTTTTACTGCTGGCTGCAGTATTTTTTTTAACAGCTTTTGCGTTTCAGATCGGAGGTGCCATTGAAGGACGTGTAGTGCCATCCGAAAAAGCATTAAAGGCTTTTGCCATTTCAGGGAAAGACACCAGCATCTGCAATGTAATTGGTGGAACATTTCAATTGGCTCAATTAAAGCCAGGCACTTATCAGTTGATCATTGAAGCAATTGCACCTTACACACATAAATTCATGAAAGATATTCAGGTACGGGATGGCGAAACAACCAACGTAGGTGAAATACAATTACAACTGAAATAG